One region of Streptomyces sp. CG4 genomic DNA includes:
- a CDS encoding SDR family oxidoreductase, whose translation MADTMTVLVTGASGFVGAEVTARLTAAGHTVLTLLHRNGDLVRNNGRKLTPGPGTLTRITGDVTRPGLGLTDDGRRLVASADRIVHCAAVTDFGLPDDRYESINVAGTRHVLDLALAHRTPLVHVSTAYVCGERDGIAREDELDVGQRPGNGYEKSKLTAETMVRKAAAEGLPVTVVRPSIVTGAARTGCARDFKTIYPVLKVITRGLVRTVPGHYDAALDLVPVDHVADLVTGAATRFEDAEGLTLHAVGQVLTLRDFSDVLAEYPSFQVARFVPPSAFSASALPDRERPYYDRVVSLYNTYFRRRIHFDDTHAAAFSGRPAYAGGRPYLRRLLDHCLKVGYLGAPPPREPAAAPTDGSTQR comes from the coding sequence ATGGCCGACACGATGACGGTGCTGGTGACCGGTGCCAGCGGTTTCGTGGGTGCGGAGGTGACCGCCCGGCTCACCGCCGCGGGCCACACCGTGCTGACGCTGCTGCACCGCAACGGCGACCTCGTCCGCAACAACGGCAGGAAACTCACCCCCGGGCCCGGCACCCTGACCCGGATCACCGGCGACGTCACCCGCCCCGGCCTCGGACTGACCGACGACGGCCGCAGGCTCGTCGCGAGCGCCGACCGGATCGTGCACTGTGCCGCCGTCACCGACTTCGGACTGCCCGATGACCGGTACGAGAGCATCAACGTCGCCGGCACCCGGCATGTCCTGGACCTCGCGCTGGCCCACCGCACCCCGCTGGTCCACGTCAGCACGGCCTATGTGTGCGGGGAACGCGACGGCATCGCCCGTGAGGACGAACTCGATGTCGGCCAACGCCCCGGCAACGGCTACGAGAAGAGCAAGCTGACCGCGGAGACCATGGTCCGCAAGGCTGCCGCGGAGGGACTGCCGGTGACCGTGGTGCGCCCCAGCATCGTCACGGGCGCCGCCCGCACCGGCTGCGCCCGCGACTTCAAGACCATCTACCCCGTACTCAAGGTCATCACCAGGGGCCTGGTGCGCACCGTCCCCGGTCACTACGACGCCGCCCTCGACCTGGTACCGGTCGACCACGTCGCCGACCTGGTGACCGGGGCCGCCACCCGCTTCGAGGACGCCGAGGGGCTCACCCTGCACGCCGTCGGTCAGGTGCTGACCCTGAGGGACTTCTCCGACGTCCTCGCCGAGTACCCGTCCTTCCAGGTCGCCAGGTTCGTCCCCCCGTCCGCGTTCTCAGCGTCGGCCCTGCCCGACCGTGAACGCCCCTACTACGACCGCGTCGTCTCCCTCTACAACACGTACTTCAGGCGGCGCATCCACTTCGACGACACCCACGCCGCCGCCTTCAGCGGCCGTCCGGCATACGCGGGCGGGCGGCCCTACCTGCGCCGTCTCCTCGACCACTGCCTCAAGGTCGGCTACCTCGGCGCGCCCCCGCCCAGGGAGCCTGCCGCCGCACCGACCGACGGGAGCACCCAGCGATGA
- a CDS encoding phosphoenolpyruvate synthase, giving the protein MSFNAGSIQRSLGVLTPSSEESLIAERAGGKARNLHTLTAAGFQVPSWSVIGLDVFAEFSHASGLDERLGDLLADGWDDRAAQVAAEISALIEGAPLDERIAAAIALAYQEAGRGLVAVRSSGAQEDGTEHSFAGQFDSYLNVSGLDQVTAHVRRCWASGFSERSMSYRAQRGLPPDGGGVAVIVQRMVPAERSGVLFTADPTAGRADRYVVGAVHGLGEGLVSGAVDADTVVLDAATGEPLSTVIGAKQERYDAGTGPGCEVSPVADEDRKALSLTADDLARLHAVGIRATEHYGSPQDIEWAIADGTLWVLQSRPITTLGPAVDAAPEPEGELRIWDNSNIIESFSGVVSPLTYSFAADTYAKVYESYARALGVRGDKLREVQEWTPHLLGYIHGRVYYNLYHWYRMVRLAPLYPLNRRVLEKSLGVAESISDETADALHPFTPRPGLRGRVSRLARTMTFARRFLAIRKSVETFHRDFYRAYEVFNNIDYNALPGDETYRRFRRLQRELIEKWGPMQALDATILLSVGLLALLTRRWLPDAPEWFTWAAASPGSDVESAEPVWALAELAAKARADDEVRNLLEHTPDADAYGALRDAGHTEFLAAFDAYVADYGYRSPDELKLEVPDLHENPAGLFTLLRDAQPGATSGSAGDHGGEADSYLDRHLRGPRRWVYERVRRKARAALADRERLRFCRTRAFGAAKRMLRAMGRDLARSGAIATWDDVFMLRLEEIRGAYEGMIAHAELTELAALRRRQLAADAELRAPSRFTTRGAPYWSGNLERAGWTSGPAARSGARELRGTPCCPGVVEGPAVVTDTPRDIGGGILVTYRTDPGWVAALRSAAALVIERGSPLTHVAVVARELGIPTVVQVKDVTTEIRSGTLLRVDGAAGTVTVLAEPPDGGTAVAPPDNPRTEIPQ; this is encoded by the coding sequence TTGTCGTTCAATGCGGGATCAATTCAGCGGTCCCTCGGCGTCCTCACACCTTCCAGTGAGGAGTCCCTGATCGCCGAACGGGCCGGCGGCAAAGCGAGAAACCTTCATACCCTGACCGCCGCCGGTTTCCAGGTGCCGAGCTGGTCGGTGATAGGCCTCGACGTCTTCGCGGAATTCTCCCACGCCAGCGGACTGGACGAGCGTCTGGGAGATCTGCTCGCCGATGGCTGGGACGACAGGGCTGCGCAGGTCGCCGCGGAAATCTCCGCACTGATCGAGGGGGCGCCCCTCGACGAGCGTATCGCCGCGGCCATCGCCCTGGCCTACCAGGAGGCCGGGCGCGGTCTGGTGGCCGTCCGCTCGTCCGGCGCGCAGGAGGACGGGACCGAGCACTCCTTCGCCGGCCAGTTCGACAGCTATCTCAACGTCTCCGGACTCGACCAGGTCACCGCCCATGTCCGGCGCTGCTGGGCCTCCGGATTCTCGGAACGGTCCATGAGCTATCGCGCGCAGCGCGGACTGCCGCCCGATGGCGGCGGCGTCGCCGTCATCGTCCAGCGCATGGTGCCCGCCGAGCGCAGCGGCGTGCTGTTCACCGCCGATCCGACGGCCGGCCGCGCGGACCGTTATGTGGTCGGCGCCGTCCATGGGTTGGGGGAGGGGCTGGTCTCTGGCGCGGTCGACGCCGACACCGTCGTCCTGGACGCCGCCACCGGCGAGCCGCTGAGCACCGTGATCGGCGCCAAGCAGGAGCGCTACGACGCCGGCACCGGACCGGGCTGCGAGGTGTCGCCGGTCGCCGACGAAGACCGCAAGGCGCTGTCCCTGACCGCCGACGACCTCGCCCGCCTGCACGCGGTCGGGATACGCGCCACCGAACACTACGGCAGCCCGCAGGACATCGAGTGGGCCATCGCCGACGGCACCCTGTGGGTACTGCAGAGCCGCCCGATCACCACCCTCGGCCCCGCCGTCGACGCCGCGCCGGAACCCGAGGGGGAGCTGCGAATTTGGGACAATTCCAACATCATCGAGAGCTTCAGCGGCGTCGTCTCCCCGCTCACCTACAGCTTCGCCGCCGACACCTACGCCAAGGTGTACGAGAGCTACGCCCGTGCGCTGGGCGTCCGGGGCGACAAGCTGCGCGAGGTCCAGGAGTGGACCCCGCACCTGCTCGGCTACATCCACGGGCGGGTCTACTACAACCTGTACCACTGGTACCGCATGGTGCGCCTGGCACCGCTCTACCCGCTCAACCGCCGTGTGCTGGAGAAATCCCTGGGTGTCGCCGAGAGCATTTCGGACGAGACCGCCGACGCGCTTCATCCCTTCACGCCACGCCCCGGGCTGCGCGGCCGAGTTTCCCGGCTGGCTCGTACGATGACCTTCGCCAGAAGGTTTCTGGCCATCCGGAAATCCGTTGAGACCTTCCACCGGGATTTCTACCGGGCGTATGAGGTTTTCAACAATATCGATTACAACGCGCTGCCCGGTGACGAGACCTATCGCCGTTTCCGCCGGCTGCAGAGGGAACTCATCGAGAAGTGGGGCCCGATGCAGGCCCTCGACGCCACGATCCTGCTCTCCGTCGGACTGCTGGCCCTGCTCACCCGCAGATGGCTGCCCGACGCCCCCGAGTGGTTCACCTGGGCCGCGGCCTCCCCCGGCAGTGACGTGGAGTCCGCCGAACCGGTCTGGGCGCTGGCCGAGTTGGCAGCGAAGGCGCGCGCCGACGACGAGGTTCGCAATCTGCTGGAACACACGCCCGACGCCGACGCCTACGGGGCGCTGCGCGACGCCGGCCACACGGAGTTCCTGGCCGCCTTCGACGCGTACGTCGCCGACTACGGTTACCGCAGCCCCGACGAACTCAAGCTCGAAGTCCCCGACCTGCACGAGAATCCCGCCGGGCTGTTCACCCTGCTGCGCGACGCCCAGCCCGGGGCCACGAGCGGCAGCGCGGGCGATCACGGCGGCGAGGCCGACTCCTATCTCGACCGGCATCTGCGCGGCCCCCGTCGCTGGGTGTACGAGCGGGTGCGGCGCAAGGCCCGGGCCGCGCTGGCCGACCGCGAACGGCTCAGGTTCTGCCGCACCCGCGCCTTCGGCGCGGCCAAGCGCATGCTGCGCGCCATGGGCCGTGACCTCGCCCGCAGCGGGGCCATCGCCACCTGGGACGACGTGTTCATGCTGCGCCTGGAGGAGATCAGGGGCGCCTACGAGGGCATGATCGCGCACGCCGAGCTGACGGAGCTGGCCGCACTGCGCCGCAGGCAGCTGGCCGCCGATGCCGAGCTGCGCGCCCCCTCGCGATTCACCACCCGCGGCGCCCCGTACTGGTCGGGCAATCTGGAGCGGGCCGGCTGGACCAGTGGTCCCGCCGCTCGCAGTGGTGCCCGCGAACTGCGCGGTACCCCCTGTTGCCCCGGCGTCGTCGAAGGTCCGGCGGTGGTCACCGACACCCCGCGTGACATCGGCGGCGGCATCCTGGTCACCTACCGCACCGACCCCGGCTGGGTGGCCGCGTTGCGCTCGGCTGCCGCGCTGGTCATCGAACGGGGCAGCCCGCTCACCCATGTCGCCGTCGTGGCCAGGGAGTTGGGCATCCCGACCGTGGTCCAGGTCAAGGACGTCACCACCGAGATCCGTAGCGGCACCCTGCTGCGCGTCGACGGCGCCGCCGGCACGGTCACCGTACTTGCCGAACCGCCGGACGGCGGCACAGCCGTCGCGCCCCCGGACAATCCCAGGACGGAGATACCTCAGTGA
- a CDS encoding cytochrome P450 produces MDAESIIAQLLTPEGRSDPYPLYARAHELGPVMPAGDGMVLVCGYEACKQALRHPGLGADINMVTWGASLDEHPSLAMLSRSLLVANPPHHGRLRSSMSQVFTARRVTALEPQIVRITDALLDTLAESGSSPVEFMDAFAFSLPAHVICELIGVPAEDRHRFRGYAGDLMATLELLADPSGLEAADRAAVEVDHYFTALVEARRGDPRDDLVSALVGVQEQEAQLDDEELVANLTLLLLAGFETTTNLLGNGLQQLFEHPDVMAGLRAGTIPMQGFVDEVLRYDSPVQLSNRIALADGVSIGGLPVPAGNHVVLLLGAANRDPSRYDGPGRFDPRRQDIQPLSFGGGAHYCLGAMLARLEASTAFGRLLSRFPALGPAPGDGPARRDRLTLRGHETLPVVLA; encoded by the coding sequence GTGGACGCGGAGTCGATCATCGCGCAGTTGCTGACCCCCGAGGGACGGTCCGATCCCTACCCGCTGTATGCGCGTGCCCATGAACTGGGGCCCGTCATGCCGGCCGGTGACGGCATGGTGCTGGTCTGCGGCTACGAAGCCTGCAAGCAGGCCCTGCGCCATCCGGGCCTGGGAGCCGACATCAACATGGTGACCTGGGGCGCCAGCCTGGACGAGCATCCCTCGCTGGCCATGCTGAGCCGGTCCCTCCTGGTCGCCAACCCGCCCCACCACGGGAGGCTGCGGTCATCGATGTCCCAGGTGTTCACCGCACGCCGTGTGACCGCCCTGGAACCCCAGATCGTCCGTATCACCGACGCCCTGCTCGACACCCTCGCCGAGAGCGGCTCCTCCCCGGTCGAATTCATGGACGCCTTCGCCTTCTCCCTGCCGGCCCACGTCATCTGCGAACTGATCGGAGTCCCGGCCGAGGACCGTCACCGCTTCCGGGGCTATGCAGGCGATCTGATGGCCACTCTGGAACTGCTGGCCGACCCCTCCGGCCTCGAAGCCGCCGACCGGGCGGCGGTGGAGGTCGATCACTACTTCACCGCGCTCGTCGAGGCGCGACGGGGCGATCCACGCGACGACCTGGTGAGCGCTCTGGTAGGCGTCCAGGAGCAGGAGGCGCAGCTGGACGACGAGGAACTCGTCGCGAACCTCACCCTTCTGCTGCTGGCAGGCTTCGAGACCACCACAAACCTCCTCGGCAACGGGCTGCAACAGCTCTTCGAACACCCCGATGTGATGGCCGGACTGCGGGCCGGAACCATCCCGATGCAGGGCTTCGTCGACGAGGTGCTGCGCTATGACTCACCGGTGCAGCTGAGCAACCGGATCGCGCTGGCGGACGGTGTCTCGATCGGGGGCCTGCCGGTTCCGGCAGGGAACCACGTGGTGCTGCTGCTGGGTGCCGCCAACCGGGATCCGTCCCGCTACGACGGCCCCGGACGGTTCGATCCCCGCCGTCAGGACATCCAGCCGCTCAGCTTCGGCGGGGGTGCGCACTACTGCCTCGGTGCCATGCTGGCCCGTCTGGAGGCCTCCACCGCCTTCGGCCGGCTGCTGTCCCGGTTCCCCGCCCTCGGCCCCGCTCCCGGAGACGGCCCGGCCCGCCGTGACCGGCTCACCCTGCGTGGCCATGAGACCCTGCCGGTCGTCCTGGCCTGA
- a CDS encoding beta-ketoacyl-ACP synthase III, which produces MERAAVVAGLGGWVPPMVVTNDQLAEVLDTTDEWIRIRTGIRERRWVCPGQSTGDLAVEAARRALSSAGAEGVDAMVLATSSPDRLCPATAPEVAARLGLGPVPAFDVAAVCTGFVYALATGAGMIALGAADSVLVVGADAFSTLLAPDDRSTRVIFGDGGGAVVLRVGSPSEPGALTGLNLGSDGTLSDLIEVPAGGSRQRSTGVPAKTEDTYFTMQGQAVYAQAVRRMAESVRETAARTGWSLEEIDSFVLHQANARILTAVARRLSLPPERFLSNIGTRGNTVAASIPLALADTVASGELRPGHKVVLAGFGGGLTWGSVALVWPHLAAHPTELSELAATSAGPVGGTA; this is translated from the coding sequence ATGGAACGAGCGGCAGTAGTCGCCGGACTCGGGGGCTGGGTGCCCCCCATGGTCGTCACCAATGACCAACTCGCGGAGGTCCTCGACACCACTGACGAGTGGATCCGCATCCGTACCGGTATCCGGGAGCGACGCTGGGTCTGCCCGGGGCAGTCCACCGGTGACCTGGCCGTCGAGGCCGCGCGGCGGGCGCTGTCGTCCGCCGGGGCGGAGGGCGTGGACGCGATGGTCCTCGCCACCAGCTCCCCGGACCGGCTCTGCCCGGCGACCGCGCCCGAGGTGGCCGCCCGCCTGGGACTAGGACCGGTCCCCGCGTTCGATGTGGCGGCGGTGTGCACGGGCTTCGTGTACGCCCTTGCGACAGGGGCCGGCATGATCGCGCTCGGCGCCGCCGACAGCGTGCTGGTCGTGGGTGCGGACGCGTTCTCCACCCTTCTCGCCCCGGACGACCGCTCGACCCGGGTGATCTTCGGTGACGGCGGCGGTGCGGTGGTGCTGCGCGTAGGGTCGCCGTCCGAGCCGGGTGCGCTCACGGGGCTGAACCTCGGCAGCGACGGGACCCTCAGCGATCTGATCGAGGTCCCGGCGGGCGGGTCCCGGCAACGGTCCACGGGGGTGCCGGCCAAGACCGAGGACACCTACTTCACCATGCAGGGGCAGGCCGTCTACGCCCAGGCGGTGCGGCGAATGGCGGAGTCGGTGCGGGAGACCGCCGCGCGCACCGGATGGAGCCTGGAGGAGATCGACTCCTTCGTGCTGCACCAGGCCAACGCCCGGATCCTGACGGCGGTCGCCCGGCGGCTCTCGCTGCCCCCGGAGCGGTTCCTCTCCAACATCGGCACGCGGGGCAACACGGTCGCCGCATCGATCCCCCTCGCCCTGGCCGACACGGTCGCCTCCGGTGAACTGCGCCCCGGGCACAAAGTGGTGCTGGCCGGCTTCGGCGGCGGGCTCACCTGGGGATCGGTGGCCCTGGTCTGGCCTCACCTCGCAGCGCACCCGACCGAACTGTCCGAGCTCGCGGCGACCTCCGCCGGACCTGTGGGCGGCACCGCCTGA
- a CDS encoding cation:proton antiporter, whose translation MMTMCMWFFFGNAVVLAVGDGVHWPTVVLCVAALTVVRILPIMLAFLGSTFTWRERLMVGALGPRGTTSIVFGLLAFNALPDGPYADTALYAMTLTLLGSVLLHGGGSVVIARSLTGPTPSAAGGPGSPRTDEADAQVVAMRS comes from the coding sequence ATGATGACGATGTGCATGTGGTTCTTCTTCGGCAACGCCGTGGTGCTTGCCGTGGGCGACGGCGTCCACTGGCCCACCGTCGTGCTCTGCGTCGCCGCGCTCACCGTAGTGCGCATCCTTCCGATCATGCTCGCCTTCCTCGGCTCGACGTTCACCTGGCGAGAACGGCTCATGGTCGGCGCGCTCGGACCACGCGGCACCACCTCCATCGTGTTCGGCCTGCTCGCGTTCAACGCTCTGCCGGACGGGCCGTACGCCGACACCGCCCTGTACGCCATGACCCTGACCTTGCTCGGCAGCGTTCTGCTCCACGGCGGCGGCTCGGTGGTCATCGCCCGGTCCCTGACCGGCCCGACCCCGTCGGCTGCCGGCGGCCCGGGCTCCCCGAGGACTGACGAGGCGGACGCACAGGTCGTCGCCATGCGGAGCTGA
- a CDS encoding GPP34 family phosphoprotein has translation MIDDLPCLMYLLAYDDAAEGPYDRPRTQLLLRAAALVDLAVRGRLREDNGTVTVFGTRPTGVPALDGMLHDAAGGHGWKHLARTHRKRTLTEVEDHLTAAGILTAKEPRTPFGTRRLTLTDRAVPAALHARMSAALRGDEPVQRLPAADTALLALAAAAGVHSVVSRQDRKTYRTRIDACTTALAALAPGLEKAVRDLPTTMIAAQGGMGGS, from the coding sequence GTGATCGACGACCTGCCTTGCCTCATGTATCTGCTCGCCTACGACGACGCGGCCGAAGGCCCCTACGACCGCCCCCGGACCCAGTTGCTGCTCCGGGCCGCCGCCCTCGTCGACCTCGCCGTGCGCGGCCGGCTGCGGGAGGACAACGGCACGGTCACCGTCTTCGGCACCCGACCGACCGGCGTCCCCGCCCTGGACGGCATGCTGCACGACGCGGCCGGCGGCCACGGCTGGAAGCACCTCGCGCGCACCCATCGCAAGCGGACCCTGACGGAGGTGGAGGACCACCTCACCGCGGCCGGAATCCTCACCGCGAAGGAACCCCGCACCCCCTTCGGCACCCGGCGGCTGACCCTGACCGACCGCGCCGTGCCCGCCGCCCTGCACGCCCGCATGTCCGCGGCGCTGCGCGGGGACGAGCCCGTGCAGCGCCTCCCCGCCGCCGACACCGCGCTGCTGGCGCTGGCCGCGGCGGCCGGCGTCCACTCGGTCGTCTCCCGGCAGGACCGCAAGACCTACCGGACCCGTATCGACGCCTGCACGACAGCTCTCGCCGCCCTCGCCCCCGGCCTGGAGAAAGCAGTACGCGACCTGCCGACGACCATGATCGCCGCCCAGGGCGGCATGGGCGGCAGCTGA
- a CDS encoding response regulator, whose amino-acid sequence MTLRVVVADDQTLVRTGFRLIIDARDDLEVVGEAADGQEAVRLTRELTPDVVLMDVRMPVVDGIEATRQIARYGSPARVLVLTTWDVDAHVVAALRAGASGFLLKDIRPTELVDAIRLTARGDALLAPAVLSRVLDRFLRTTPDPAPPPSLQDLSGREREVLTLIGQALSNAEIAERLHLAEATVKNHVTAVLRKLGLRDRVQAVVAAYDHGLVQPRRP is encoded by the coding sequence ATGACGCTGCGCGTGGTGGTGGCCGACGACCAGACGTTGGTCCGTACCGGGTTCCGCCTGATCATCGATGCGCGGGACGACCTTGAGGTGGTCGGTGAGGCGGCCGACGGCCAGGAGGCAGTACGGCTGACCCGGGAACTGACACCCGACGTGGTGCTGATGGACGTACGCATGCCCGTCGTGGACGGCATCGAGGCGACCCGGCAGATCGCGCGGTACGGCAGCCCGGCCAGGGTGCTCGTGCTGACCACGTGGGACGTGGACGCGCACGTCGTCGCCGCTCTGCGGGCCGGAGCGAGCGGCTTCCTGCTCAAGGACATCCGACCCACCGAGCTCGTCGACGCGATCCGCCTCACCGCGCGCGGCGACGCGCTGCTGGCGCCCGCCGTGCTCAGCCGCGTCCTCGACCGGTTCCTGCGCACCACGCCCGACCCGGCACCGCCGCCCTCCCTGCAGGACCTCTCCGGTCGCGAACGGGAGGTGCTCACCCTGATCGGCCAGGCCCTGTCCAACGCCGAGATCGCCGAACGGCTGCACTTGGCGGAGGCCACGGTCAAGAACCACGTCACCGCGGTACTGCGCAAACTGGGCCTGCGCGACCGCGTCCAGGCCGTCGTCGCCGCCTACGACCACGGCCTCGTGCAGCCGCGCCGCCCCTGA
- a CDS encoding sensor histidine kinase, protein MQPSGTQPNHAFAGEARGELSSRAARALWWGSGGLVLGVLGTSVLVAGAEHGRRLPVTVVLVLAQACALRWQTRAPMAVLAVNALTGLTVWALLPAVSLSGALLAAQFTLCVLSATRPRRVSVWVLAAMCLPAPLALGAAGAAGPAVYLLAVVLAWTAGQWRRAQQDRIRAEARRAVVEERARIAREVHDVVAHTLSVMVIQAGAADDVFVQRPEQAREALRAIETGARSALGELRLLLRAFHSDAGAGAAGDQWGQQPSLARLQELADSVRATGITVHVHCEGATDTLPATVDLAAYRIVQEALTNTVRHAAGADAVSVRVTAEGECVKVTVVDNGRTRQGGPAMRGAGRGLVGMKERARLVGGSLRAGPLPEGGFEVTAQLPVGDGS, encoded by the coding sequence GTGCAGCCAAGCGGCACGCAGCCGAACCACGCGTTCGCCGGAGAAGCCCGGGGCGAGCTGTCGTCCCGGGCGGCCCGGGCGTTGTGGTGGGGGTCGGGCGGTCTGGTGCTCGGCGTGCTGGGCACCTCGGTGCTCGTCGCCGGTGCGGAGCACGGCCGGCGCCTGCCGGTGACCGTGGTCCTGGTCCTTGCGCAGGCATGTGCCCTGCGGTGGCAGACGCGCGCACCCATGGCCGTACTGGCCGTCAACGCGCTGACGGGGCTCACGGTGTGGGCTCTGCTGCCCGCCGTGTCCTTGTCGGGGGCGCTGCTCGCCGCGCAGTTCACGTTGTGCGTGCTGTCGGCCACCAGGCCGCGGCGGGTGTCGGTGTGGGTGCTTGCGGCGATGTGCCTGCCGGCGCCGTTGGCGCTCGGGGCGGCCGGCGCCGCGGGGCCGGCGGTCTATCTGCTGGCGGTGGTCCTGGCGTGGACCGCGGGGCAGTGGCGCAGGGCACAGCAGGACCGGATACGGGCGGAGGCGCGCCGGGCTGTGGTGGAGGAGCGGGCGCGGATCGCGCGCGAGGTGCACGACGTCGTGGCGCACACCCTCTCAGTGATGGTCATTCAGGCGGGCGCCGCCGACGACGTGTTCGTCCAGCGGCCCGAACAGGCGCGTGAGGCGTTGCGGGCCATCGAAACGGGTGCCCGCTCGGCACTGGGCGAACTGCGCTTGCTGCTGCGGGCCTTCCATTCCGACGCGGGGGCGGGCGCGGCTGGGGATCAGTGGGGGCAGCAGCCCTCGCTCGCGCGTCTGCAGGAGCTGGCCGACAGCGTGCGTGCGACCGGGATCACCGTGCACGTGCACTGCGAGGGCGCAACCGACACCCTGCCGGCCACGGTGGACCTGGCGGCATACCGGATCGTCCAGGAGGCCCTCACCAACACCGTGCGCCATGCCGCCGGTGCCGACGCAGTGAGCGTGCGAGTGACGGCCGAAGGGGAGTGCGTGAAGGTCACTGTGGTCGACAACGGCCGTACCCGGCAAGGTGGTCCGGCCATGAGGGGAGCGGGCCGCGGGCTGGTGGGGATGAAGGAGCGTGCCCGGCTCGTGGGCGGCAGCCTGCGTGCCGGGCCGTTGCCCGAAGGAGGCTTCGAGGTGACGGCGCAGTTGCCCGTGGGGGACGGGTCATGA